The Hippoglossus stenolepis isolate QCI-W04-F060 chromosome 3, HSTE1.2, whole genome shotgun sequence genomic sequence cagtcagggtaccGTTGACTATGATATGAAGGCGTGTGCGgccctccaaggatatgcctcccctgaccatcactgacccaccacTAAActggtcatgctggatgatgttacaaGCAACATAACGTTCGCCACAGCATCTTCAGACTCTCTCGTGTCTATCAAAAGTGCTCAGTgagaacctgctctcatctgtgaagagaacaatTGCGAAACTGCCAATTCCAATGTTCTCTGGTGATGCCAATCGAGCTGCTTGGTGCTGGGCTTTGAGCACAGGTCTCACTAGAGGACGTCAAGCTCTCATGCgaccctcatggagtctgtttctgatagtttggtcagaaacatgcacagcAGTAGCAATCTGAAGGTTATTTTGTTGTGCcctggcagtgctcctcctgttcctcatcGCACAAATGAGCAGATACTGGTCCTGCTGCTTGGTTGTTTCCCTTTTAcagccctgtccagctctcctcaTGTAACGGCCCctctcctggtatctcctccagcATCTTGAGGCTGTGGTGGGACACATAGCAAACCTTCTTATGATGGCACACATAGATGTGCCATCCTGCAGGAGCTAGACTACCTGTGAAAGGCCCTACCCCTAGATATGAAGTGCCCGTCGCTGGGAGTGTCCACCTCCAAACAGAGCCACAAGGGGTAGAGCAAGAAAATCTTCCCCCTAGGAATCTGGCACCACTCGCTACGTCATCAGCGGCCAAACAACGTTATTACAatgacaaacaatatcaactaaCGCTACTAACAACCGTAATCAACCAACATTATAATAGTGACTCATCTGACCACATTGCAGGACAGACCGGACAGATTGATCTGTTGATCAttacacagtcagtcagtgtgtttacattggCTACTTCAAGGTAACATTAGTCCTGTCCATAGAAACTTCTGCCCCGCACTGAAAAAGTTGTAACACGAGCAGGGAATTTTGCTAAATTTGCAGCTATTCAATTTTTCAAACTTCATATAAGGGACACAGGAGTAACAAACGTTAATTGttactctcactcagactgtttacatGCTTGTTTTGACAGCATGAATAGCGATTTTCGTGAAATTCTTGTCACAGAGGTCCATTTTCATTTGCTACTTGATTGAAATAAGATATACCgctggatttaaaaagaaattcataGTTACTTTGCAAGATTTCATACTtacatttatgagcattttacCTGCAGCGGTGGCcatgtttatttgctttctctgtTCGTAAAGCATTCAGGAATTTCTGTCTACCCCTTCATTTTAggggggtcctgaatacactacagttgaaggggtgtttgaagaaacacaggtagcagcacaaatctctgcctgtctgactgacatctctcagtgcaCACCaactgaaaattaaccttgacaagactgaactacttttccttccagggaaaggctctcccacccatgacctgactattacctttgacaactccgtgttaaccccacccagactgctaggaacctaGGTGTGACACttgacagtcaactctccctcactgccaacattactgcaacaacacgttcctgtagatgcatcctgcacaacatcaggagaatacacccccttctcactcagaaggcggtgcaggttctggtccaggccctggtcatctcacgcctagactattgtaactccctcctggcaggtctacctgctagtgccatccgacctctgcagctcatccagaatgcagcagctcgactggtctttaaccttaattcactcacactactccgctcctccgctcccttcactggttaccagtggctgcccgcatccgtttcaaaacattagcaCTTGCGTATCGTGCTGCtaacggatcgggtccagtctacatccaggacatggtcaaacgttacaccccagccctttcactccgctctgcttcggccaatcggcttgttgctccctcactgcgagctaaacactcaacaaaatcccgactgtttgctgtcctggctcctaaatggtggaatgagctccccattgacatcaggacagcagaaagtctatacatcttccgccgcaaactaaaaacacacctcttccgactataccttgaataaaagtttaaactaacaatttagtagcacttaaatggcacttacttatagcactttgtagtttggctttcttgaagaaattgtactttctctattcttgttgttctgggtttgtaccctcatggttgaatgcacttattgtaagtcgctttggataaaagtgtcagctaaatgaaatgtaatgtaatgaagaGCTAAATGGCCACTACCtctacatcacatagagaaacGGGGACAATACTACCCCTTCAAGACCATGCACAAAAGTAAGGGGTAGAGGCCATGTGGTAGGGGCTAAGGGATGAATTGGGACAGGCCTGAAGGGATCCCTTAATCTTTTTGAGCAATGTTCTTGATCCATATCTCTTCTGATTCGTActctttttctctgcatgaCCATTCGATGGAATGTGAAGCTTGCGAGGCCAGTGAACTCAGTGCCTAACATCCCTGGGATCCCAGGACCTCCAGTTGGTGGAGGGAGCAGTGGCTCGTCCTCACCCTCTGGGTACAGTCTGCATTCTGAGGCCAGGATGGTGAGAGATGATCAGTCATATTCGCATCATTATATGGGCCAAACTATTTGTATCACGTGTaaaattgcttttaaatattaattgtgttttatttaatatgtgCAGATACCTAACTTTAACAGATTTTTGTGAGCTCAGCATTAGTGGACCTTCATGGTTGCGTCTGTATTTTGGTAGCGACTGAAGGCAGCTCTAACTCATCAGGGCCAGGGAGCACACGATGGTGGTGGGTCAGGATCCATCCCGGCTGTCCCACAGCGGCAGGAACAGAGCCAGCAGCCCGGCCAAAACTCTGATGCACCGTCACCTGCTCAACCACAGGTATTACACAGGCCATATGAGCTTACATACAAAACGACCTAGCACCATTCCCTCCATTTATCATGAACACATTATCTCAGGAGCATCTCGAAGggatcctttcaaatttggtacaaacttcTACTAGAGGATcatatgattatttttttttggtggaCAAAGTtactgtggcctcacaaaacatctCTTTGGcttcttgaatgtgatatctcaaacTTTCTCCAAATTTTCCTTAAAGTTTAACTTTATTcaactgaataaaacaaaacaagctcaTATGTGCACttaagaaatgaaaacatgagcaGCACATTCAAGGTTTGTTTTGAATGCTTTCGTTTGACACTATAATACTGAAAATGTGACGTATTTGGACTTTTGACATGACTCATTAAATATAATGAGTACGTCATGCaaatttaacatgtttaaagttGGTCTCCACATAGCACCACACTGGGGTCTGCAATAAGCATTCATGCACTTATTCCAAAACATCCTGTGTTATTCTGTGTGACTGACTTTCTGAGAAAATTGTCAAGTCACAGCATGTTTGTGCTTCTGAGGAAAAGCTTCCTCCTTGTGACTCTTTCTGTCAATCAACATGCCACATTTCCCATGCCACATAATCTAGATGTGATGTGAAATTCTGTTTCGCCCAGGTGTCCCCTGCTCAGCCCACAGGCGGTCGGCGACGACGAGCCTCAGAGATGGATCCTGATGAGAGGAGGCAGCGTTTTCTGGAGAGAAACCGGGCGGCGGCCTCCCGCTGCCGGCAGAAACGAAAGCTGTGGGTTAACTCTCTTGAGAGGAAGGCAGACGATCTCGTCAGTACGAATGTCTCCCTGACGGTGCGGCTTCAATGTCTCCAGGGTTTATCccaaatatttaaacatgctTACAGATTGGTTTCCCTGATAATGTGACGGGTAGGGGCATGTTGGGAATGATGCGTatgctgtgtgttttgtgttgcaaTCAGACTGAAGTATCCCTCCTGAGGAATGAGGTGGCACAGCTGAAGCAGCTCCTTCTGGCCCACAAAGATTGCCCTGTCACAGTTATGCAGAAGAAGGCAGCTTTCTTAGGTAACCACCGAGGGTCACAAACAGACGAGCTTCCAGCACAATGTTCCTTCTTTTGTTAGGATCCATAAATCATCTCATCCATCTAATGTGTTCTTTTTACTCGCTCACCTCTCTTAAGGGTgaatgtttctttctctgtctctagctgcaggaggagatgaatCCTCCAGGGACACTTCTACTGAGCCCATCGGCTCCCCGGCGGCAGTTATCCAACACGGGCCGTCACCGCCTGCCTCTGCCTCCAGCCCAGGGGCCACCATCAACGGGCTGAGTGTCCGCGCTGCAGAGGCGGTGGCTATGTCAGTCTTGGCTGGCATGGGATCCGGCCAGCCGGGAGGGGGCGTCATGGCGACGCAGTCACAGGCAACTTCAAGATGATGTGCTGATGCAGGTAGCCACTATGAACTCGAGTGGCATTTGGAGGCCGAACTGGTGCAAAGTGTTTGAAAAGAGGGATctgccctcctctctcaccccagACTAAGTTACTccgcccccccccgcccctcacAGCCAATGATAATCACACAAAGACACTGCACAGCGGCTCCATAAGCCCTCCACCCCGGCAGGCTCCCTGTTCAGAGAGTCTCTCTGTGTACATACATATGAATAACACGTCAGAAACTCACATTGTGGGGTTTGGGGGAATTTCTCATTCAGTTACGAcagttggaaaatgttttagatCAGGATGAaaattatgaatgaaaaaaatcagtatgtgaaaatcatgtgtttttatttttttttcacattaaatatgCAGCTTTAGTCTAATTCTGTCCCACACGCTGGCTGTGATGAGGTTGGTTGCTTTCCAGGCTGACAGTTTTACTCTGTGAtatcttgtatttttttatgtaaggAAAGATTTTTCATGCCTGTTACTGGGCGTTCCACGTAACGTGTTGCTGATGCAGTGAAAGTACCGTGAGATATGGGCTGGCTGACTGTAGTAACGGCAGCCTGGGAACTGTTTCTAATGCTCTTCTTTTGTTTACGTCTTACCCTGACTGTTAGTTTTCTGTCTGCGTTTCCCCTTTGAGTTTATTGTCCTTTTGAATACAAAATGGTTTAGTCAGCCAAGTGCGTAACAATCCAAATTATAGACGTGTTCACCGTTTCCCTGTAAATGTCTGCCTGACTTTTGTAGCATTAGTTTTTAAGCCATTTGGAATGGGTCCCATTTCATTAATTGTGTATGTATCAAACTCTATTGGTTGCATGAGTTATTCATGGCTGAAGAAtaccactgtttgtttgtgcctCATCGTACTATCACTGGTTATTGAGCTGCTTTTACTTCTgttgtatagcatcaaattattGATGCTAAGATTGTCCTTGTGTAAGAATTCCATCCTCAGTCATTGAAATGGTTAGCTTTAGAAGGCCCTTAAAGGATAATCAAACCTAgtgcattttaaataatttaccATACCATTTCAGTTTGAGGAAAGAGGTAGtgcaatatatttttctattaaatatcaATGTTCTCGCATTTAGCTGACGCATGTAGCCCAGCCACTGAGAGGGGTTTGGTCTATTTTAATTGAAAGCTTAACTTACTAGGTGAGCGGAAAAAATGTGAAGATGAGTATTCTTGAATGAATGAGTTTGGTGATGAATGCACATCTGTAGGGAAATACAGATGTCCTAGACCTGGTTGCTTTCCAACAATTGAAAAACTGTCTTATATCATGAAGTAGACTTCATACATGAGCAAGGTGCATctttttaaatttaagttttGACATGTAGATTGTTTTGTACCACATTGTACTTCCAAGACTATCACATTGTGTTTTCCCCTTTGTCACTGTGTGCTTTTTACGTCATTGTctcaatatgttttttgtttttttcagtggGCATGTTAGGCTTTTTTACCATCATGTGATTTTATGTTCCTTTATTTGTTGAAGAGCATAagtgtgttttaattgtttaacaGAGTGaaccacatgaaaaaaaaacgtctttaaGATATCCATTTGGAGGGTGTTTGTCAAATACTCAGGCCTCAAGGTGGGAAAAATTACGTGTGTATAGTCTCAACTAATTAATAAGTTG encodes the following:
- the atf7b gene encoding cyclic AMP-dependent transcription factor ATF-7b isoform X2, encoding MGDDRPFVCSAPGCGQRFTNEDHLAVHKHKHEMTLKFGPARTDSVIIADQTPTPTRFLKNCEEVGLFSELANSFEHEFTKAHDDDQRTKHLVRSAPLQTPSQAKDEDEGPLEVDSSPPGSPDSSSSMSDDSRDSRDIPTKPSSAPTPTIVRPGSLPLHMSNDALHPTTLPSPTSVITQTPPSNRQLSSPTSSYPLVRHLPNGQTVPLLPSPAQMTSVISLARPVNSVPNIPGIPGPPVGGGSSGSSSPSGYSLHSEARMRLKAALTHQGQGAHDGGGSGSIPAVPQRQEQSQQPGQNSDAPSPAQPQVSPAQPTGGRRRRASEMDPDERRQRFLERNRAAASRCRQKRKLWVNSLERKADDLVSTNVSLTTEVSLLRNEVAQLKQLLLAHKDCPVTVMQKKAAFLAAGGDESSRDTSTEPIGSPAAVIQHGPSPPASASSPGATINGLSVRAAEAVAMSVLAGMGSGQPGGGVMATQSQATSR
- the atf7b gene encoding cyclic AMP-dependent transcription factor ATF-7b isoform X1, which gives rise to MGDDRPFVCSAPGCGQRFTNEDHLAVHKHKHEMTLKFGPARTDSVIIADQTPTPTRFLKNCEEVGLFSELANSFEHEFTKAHDDDQRTKHLVRVRMTSAPLQTPSQAKDEDEGPLEVDSSPPGSPDSSSSMSDDSRDSRDIPTKPSSAPTPTIVRPGSLPLHMSNDALHPTTLPSPTSVITQTPPSNRQLSSPTSSYPLVRHLPNGQTVPLLPSPAQMTSVISLARPVNSVPNIPGIPGPPVGGGSSGSSSPSGYSLHSEARMRLKAALTHQGQGAHDGGGSGSIPAVPQRQEQSQQPGQNSDAPSPAQPQVSPAQPTGGRRRRASEMDPDERRQRFLERNRAAASRCRQKRKLWVNSLERKADDLVSTNVSLTTEVSLLRNEVAQLKQLLLAHKDCPVTVMQKKAAFLAAGGDESSRDTSTEPIGSPAAVIQHGPSPPASASSPGATINGLSVRAAEAVAMSVLAGMGSGQPGGGVMATQSQATSR
- the atf7b gene encoding cyclic AMP-dependent transcription factor ATF-7b isoform X3; this translates as MGDDRPFVCSAPGCGQRFTNEDHLAVHKHKHEMTLKFGPARTDSVIIADQTPTPTRFLKNCEEVGLFSELANSFEHEFTKAHDDDQRTKHLVRVRMTSAPLQTPSQAKDEDEGPLEVDSSPPGSPDSSSSMSDDSRDSRDIPTKPSSAPTPTIVRPGSLPLHMSNDALHPTTLPSPTSVITQTPPSNRQLSSPTSSYPLVRHLPNGQTVPLLPSPAQMTSVISLARPVNSVPNIPGIPGPPVGGGSSGSSSPSGYSLHSEARMGQGAHDGGGSGSIPAVPQRQEQSQQPGQNSDAPSPAQPQVSPAQPTGGRRRRASEMDPDERRQRFLERNRAAASRCRQKRKLWVNSLERKADDLVSTNVSLTTEVSLLRNEVAQLKQLLLAHKDCPVTVMQKKAAFLAAGGDESSRDTSTEPIGSPAAVIQHGPSPPASASSPGATINGLSVRAAEAVAMSVLAGMGSGQPGGGVMATQSQATSR